From one Rosa rugosa chromosome 4, drRosRugo1.1, whole genome shotgun sequence genomic stretch:
- the LOC133743958 gene encoding protein transport protein Sec61 subunit gamma — MDAIDSVVDPLREFSKDSIRLVKRCHKPDRKEFSKVALRTAIGFVVMGFVGFFVKLIFIPINNIIVGSV; from the exons ATGGACGCCATAGACTCAGTCGTGGATCCCCTCAGAGAGTTCTCCAAGGACTCCATCCGACTCGTCAAGCGCTGCCACAAGCCCGATCGCAAAG AATTCTCCAAGGTGGCGCTCCGGACCGCGATTGGATTCGTGGTGATGGGATTCGTTGGGTTCTTCGTCAAGCTGATCTTCATTCCCATCAACAACATCATCGTCGGATCTGTTTAG
- the LOC133743321 gene encoding acetolactate synthase 2, chloroplastic-like encodes MATIAPPSSSFSKPSLPTKSPNPLSRFALPYFPHPNKHTPFRPLHISNSLTPKAATTPVTATTTTTAAPPDPASPIPRFAPDEPRKGADVLVEALERQGVTTVFAYPGGASMEIHQALTRSTTIRNVLPRHEQGGVFAAEGYARASGLPGVCIATSGPGATNLVSGLADALMDSIPMVAITGQVPRRMIGTDAFQETPIVEVTRSITKHNYLVLDVEDIPIIVKEAFFLATSGRPGPVLIDIPKDVQQQLVVPDWDQPIRLTGYMSRLPKSPSEVHLEQIVRLVSESKKPVLYVGGGCLNSSEELRRFVELTGIPVTSTLMGLGTYPSSDEDDLSLQMLGMHGTVYANYAVDKADLLLAFGVRFDDRVTGKLEAFASRAKIVHIDIDSAEIGKNKQPHVSVCGDVKPALQGLNRILEGKLEKLKLDFSAWRAELKEQKLKFPLGYKTFGEAIPPQYAIQVLDELTEGKAIISTGVGQHQMWAAQHYKYLRPRQWLTSGGLGAMGFGLPAAMGAAAANPDAIVVDIDGDGSFMMNVQELATIKVENLPVKILLLNNQHLGMVVQWEDRFYKANRAHTYLGNPANESEIFPNMLKFAEACGVPAARVTKKEDLKAAIQKMLDTPGPYLLDVIVPHQEHVLPMIPSGGAFKDVITEGDGRISY; translated from the coding sequence ATGGCGACCATAGCTCCACCCTCTTCCTCCTTCTCCAAACCTTCTCTTCCCACCAAATCCCCAAACCCACTTTCCCGATTTGCCCTCCCCTACTTCCCTCACCCCAACAAGCACACACCTTTCCGCCCTCTCCACATCTCCAACTCTCTCACCCCCAAAGCCGCCACCACACCTGTCACCGCCACCACAACAACCACCGCTGCTCCTCCAGACCCAGCATCTCCAATTCCCCGATTTGCCCCCGACGAGCCCAGAAAAGGCGCCGATGTCCTCGTGGAGGCGCTCGAACGCCAGGGCGTCACCACTGTGTTCGCCTACCCCGGCGGCGCGTCGATGGAGATCCACCAGGCCCTCACGCGCTCCACCACCATCCGCAACGTCCTCCCCCGCCACGAGCAGGGAGGCGTTTTCGCCGCCGAGGGCTACGCGCGCGCGTCGGGGCTTCCGGGCGTATGCATTGCCACCTCCGGCCCTGGCGCGACCAATCTGGTCAGCGGTCTCGCCGACGCGCTCATGGACAGCATTCCGATGGTGGCAATCACCGGACAAGTGCCCCGCCGGATGATCGGAACCGATGCTTTTCAGGAGACGCCGATTGTTGAGGTAACCAGATCCATCACCAAGCACAATTACCTTGTTCTTGATGTAGAGGACATTCCTATAATTGTTAAAGAAGCATTTTTCCTAGCTACATCGGGTAGACCCGGCCCGGTTTTGATTGATATACCCAAAGATGTGCAGCAACAGCTTGTGGTTCCGGATTGGGACCAACCCATTAGGTTAACTGGTTACATGTCTAGGTTGCCCAAAAGCCCCAGTGAGGTACATCTGGAGCAGATTGTGAGGTTGGTGTCGGAGTCCAAGAAACCGGTGTTGTATGTTGGTGGAGGGTGTTTGAACTCGAGTGAGGAGTTGAGGCGGTTCGTGGAGCTTACTGGGATCCCGGTTACTAGTACTTTGATGGGTCTCGGGACTTACCCGAGCTCCGATGAGGATGACTTGTCGCTGCAGATGCTTGGAATGCATGGGACTGTTTATGCTAACTATGCTGTGGACAAGGCCGACTTGTTGCTGGCTTTTGGTGTGAGGTTTGATGATCGTGTGACTGGGAAGCTGGAGGCCTTTGCTAGCCGGGCTAAGATAGTGCACATTGATATTGATTCTGCAGAGATTGGGAAGAACAAGCAGCCTCATGTGTCTGTTTGTGGTGATGTGAAACCAGCGTTACAAGGGTTGAACAGGATATTGGAGGGGAAATTGGAGAAGCTTAAGCTTGATTTTTCAGCTTGGAGGGCGGAGCTGAAAGAGCAGAAATTGAAGTTTCCATTGGGTTACAAGACTTTTGGGGAGGCCATCCCTCCTCAGTATGCCATTCAGGTTCTTGATGAGTTAACTGAAGGGAAGGCTATTATAAGCACCGGTGTCGGGCAACATCAGATGTGGGCGGCTCAACACTACAAATATCTTAGGCCTCGACAGTGGTTGACTTCGGGGGGTTTAGGAGCCATGGGTTTTGGATTGCCAGCTGCTATGGGGGCCGCGGCAGCAAATCCAGATGCTATTGTTGTCGACATTGatggtgatggaagttttatGATGAATGTCCAAGAATTGGCAACAATCAAGGTGGAGAATCTTCCTGTCAAAATTCTGCTGTTGAACAATCAACATTTGGGTATGGTTGTTCAGTGGGAGGATCGCTTCTATAAGGCAAACAGGGCTCACACATACTTGGGCAACCCAGCAAATGAGTCTGAGATCTTCCCAAATATGCTAAAGTTCGCAGAAGCTTGTGGGGTACCAGCTGCCCGTGTGACGAAGAAGGAAGACCTCAAAGCGGCAATCCAGAAAATGTTGGACACtcctggtccatacttgttggACGTTATTGTACCACATCAAGAGCATGTGTTGCCTATGATCCCAAGCGGTGGTGCTTTCAAAGATGTGATAACTGAGGGTGATGGAAGAATAAGTTACTGA